A stretch of the Chanos chanos chromosome 1, fChaCha1.1, whole genome shotgun sequence genome encodes the following:
- the foxo3a gene encoding forkhead box protein O3a, with protein MAEVSPDEQLSALGVEIDPDFEPQKRPRSCTWPLPRPESDGGKPESTETDIIPEEEDDGNGTDSCVPCNANDPSKKTDFFEADQESGNTPAVAGASAPSTDKENDGIPILSQRLVAAGSDSSINGLIAPQPRKSSARRNAWGNYSYADLITQAIESSPEKRLTLAQIYDWMVRSVPYFKDKGDSNSSAGWKNSIRHNLSLHSRFVRVQNEGTGKSSWWMVNPEGGKGGKAPRRRAVSMDNSNKHLKSARGRAAKKKAALQVTQDGSSESSSSLSKWVGSPTSRSSDELDAWTDFRSRTNSNASTISGRLSPILANLEVDEVPDDDSPLSPMLYSSPSSMSPSTGLTELPRLADLTGTMNLNDGLSDNLMDDFLDNISLTASQQQSPGQDESGANHQGSPVFTFSCSGSSLGVPSGSYGSNFSPPSVTSLRQSPMQTIQENKPTTFSCSSHFSSQSLQDLLNSEAHSHSDVMLTQSDPLMSQASAAVPTQNSRRSALVLQKSSLAGWRVNGVLSSRNESDYQSLIKQHLQQSPTRNTSMQLGSSSESLTRAQDRFPTDLDLDVFSNSLECEMDTIIHNDLMDAEGLEFNFDSHLISTQNANLNTGNFSSTKRTSSQSWVPG; from the exons ATGGCAGAGGTGTCTCCCGATGAACAGCTCTCTGCATTGGGTGTAGAAATAGATCCGGACTTCGAACCACAGAAAAGGCCAAGGTCTTGCACCTGGCCTCTACCTCGTCCGGAATCCGATGGTGGGAAACCAGaatccacagagacagatattattcctgaggaggaggatgatggcAATGGCACTGACAGCTGTGTGCCATGTAACGCAAATGACCCATCAAAGAAAACGGACTTCTTCGAGGCTGACCAAGAGAGCGGTAATACTCCAGCTGTCGCTGGAGCCAGTGCCCCTTCCACTGACAAGGAAAACGATGGAATTCCCATTCTCTCACAAAGACTAGTTGCTGCAGGTAGTGACTCGAGCATCAATGGCCTGATAGCTCCGCAACCGCGGAAATCATCTGCTCGAAGGAATGCCTGGGGCAACTATTCTTACGCAGACCTCATCACACAAGCCATCGAGAGCTCGCCAGAAAAAAGATTGACTTTGGCCCAGATATATGATTGGATGGTAAGATCTGTGCCATACTTCAAGGACAAAGGCGACAGCAACAGTTCAGCAGGATGGAAG AACTCCATTCGACATAACTTATCACTCCACAGCCGTTTTGTCAGGGTTCAAAATGAAGGCACTGGAAAGAGCTCATGGTGGATGGTCAACCCAGAGGGTGGGAAAGGTGGTAAAGCCCCACGTAGGCGAGCTGTTTCCATGGACAACAGTAACAAGCACCTCAAGAGTGCTCGTGGCCGGGCAGCTAAGAAGAAAGCGGCCCTGCAGGTCACCCAGGACGGTAGCTCTGAGAGCTCCTCCAGCTTGTCCAAATGGGTTGGCAGCCCTACGTCCCGTAGTAGTGATGAACTGGATGCGTGGACAGACTTCCGCTCACGTACTAATTCCAATGCCAGCACTATAAGCGGACGGCTCTCTCCTATTCTGGCCAACCTGGAGGTTGATGAGGTTCCTGACGATGACTCACCTCTCTCACCAATGCTTTACTCCAGTCCAAGCAGCATGTCCCCATCCACTGGTCTAACAGAGCTGCCTCGTCTAGCAGACCTGACTGGTACTATGAACCTCAATGACGGGCTCAGTGACAACCTTATGGATGACTTCTTAGACAACATCAGTTTGACAGCCTCCCAGCAGCAGTCTCCAGGTCAAGATGAGAGTGGGGCTAACCATCAGGGGAGCCCTGTGTTTACTTTCAGCTGCTCTGGCAGCAGTTTGGGCGTCCCCTCCGGCAGCTATGGCTCCAACTTTAGTCCGCCCTCTGTCACAAGCCTGCGCCAGTCACCCATGCAGACCATCCAGGAGAACAAACCAACCACCTTCTCCTGTAGCTCACATTTCAGCTCACAGAGCTTGCAGGACCTTCTTAACTCAGAGGCACACAGCCACAGCGATGTCATGCTCACCCAGTCTGATCCACTGATGTCACAAGCCAGCGCTGCCGTCCCAACTCAGAATTCCCGTCGCAGTGCCCTGGTGCTCCAGAAGTCTTCACTGGCTGGGTGGCGAGTTAATGGGGTCTTGAGTTCCAGAAATGAGTCTGACTACCAAAGCTTGATCAAACAACATCTCCAGCAGTCTCCTACCAGGAACACATCTATGCAGCTCGGCTCTTCTTCTGAGTCCCTCACCCGTGCTCAGGACCGATTCCCCACCGACCTAGATCTGGATGTTTTCAGCAACAGCCTTGAGTGCGAAATGGACACAATCATTCACAATGATCTGATGGACGCAGAAGGCCTTGAGTTCAACTTTGATTCCCATCTCATCTCTACTCAGAATGCTAACCTAAACACAGGGAACTTTTCTAGCACTAAACGAACCTCGTCTCAAAGCTGGGTGCCTGGTTGA